The following are from one region of the Hymenobacter radiodurans genome:
- a CDS encoding acetyltransferase gives MTKLFFSEYEEADQPPITRPLAIFGAGGLGREVLMLIQQINEYEPTWHITGFYDDVRPQADSIHGVPYLGTAADLNAVTEPLHVTVAVGNSRSRANVADKLTSPQLSFATLIHPAVACAPYQQVELGVGCIISQGCILTCDIVLGKHVLLNLGCTIGHDAVLGDCCSLMPHANIGGAAHLETGVYLGTNATVIDRVRVGAYAIVGAGAVAVRDLPPSCTAVGVPATVIKRHSV, from the coding sequence ATGACCAAGCTTTTTTTCTCTGAGTACGAAGAAGCCGACCAGCCTCCCATCACTCGTCCGTTGGCCATTTTCGGGGCTGGCGGACTTGGTCGTGAAGTACTCATGCTGATTCAGCAGATCAACGAATACGAGCCTACCTGGCATATCACTGGTTTCTATGACGACGTGCGGCCGCAGGCAGACTCTATTCATGGCGTGCCCTACTTAGGTACTGCCGCTGACCTCAATGCTGTAACCGAGCCACTCCACGTAACGGTAGCGGTGGGCAATAGCCGGAGCCGGGCCAACGTGGCTGATAAACTCACGTCGCCGCAGCTCTCTTTTGCTACGCTCATTCACCCGGCCGTAGCTTGCGCGCCTTATCAGCAGGTAGAATTGGGCGTAGGCTGCATTATTAGCCAAGGGTGCATCCTGACCTGCGATATTGTATTGGGCAAGCATGTCCTTCTCAACCTCGGCTGCACCATCGGCCACGATGCGGTATTGGGCGATTGTTGCTCCTTAATGCCGCACGCCAATATTGGGGGCGCAGCTCACTTGGAAACCGGCGTGTATTTGGGTACCAATGCCACCGTCATCGACCGAGTGCGCGTGGGTGCTTACGCCATTGTAGGGGCCGGAGCCGTTGCCGTCCGCGATTTGCCCCCCAGCTGCACCGCTGTAGGTGTCCCGGCCACTGTGATTAAGCGGCACTCTGTTTGA
- a CDS encoding DegT/DnrJ/EryC1/StrS family aminotransferase, with amino-acid sequence MRSQDHDRIFLSPPHLGRHELNYVHKAIEDNWVAPAGPNITGFEADICQFTGAPHCVALNSGTAAIHLGLILLGVEAGHEVLCSSFTFVATANPIVYLGATPVFVDSEPQTWNMCPVHLREAIEDRLRHGKKPKALLLVHLYGMPAQLREIIAIADEYSIPVLEDAAEALGSCYDKRALGTFGSVGVFSFNGNKILTTSGGGALITNNAELAQQARFLATQAKDPAPHYQHSATGYNYRLSNILAGIGRGQMELLDDRVKKRREIYAWYQRNLADLSALEFAPQEPAGSRSNRWLTTILLDPAHTSVTPEQVRLHLETRNIEARPLWKPLHLQPLFQNAPQYGGSVCEDLFERGLCLPSGSAMTDEDLRRVAGALREAIGSI; translated from the coding sequence ATGCGCAGCCAAGACCACGACCGTATTTTTCTTTCCCCGCCCCACCTTGGTCGTCACGAGCTGAACTATGTGCATAAGGCTATTGAGGATAATTGGGTAGCCCCTGCTGGCCCCAACATTACGGGCTTTGAGGCAGATATCTGCCAATTCACCGGCGCCCCCCATTGCGTCGCGCTCAACTCGGGCACTGCCGCTATTCACCTGGGCTTGATTTTACTGGGCGTAGAAGCTGGCCATGAAGTACTCTGCTCCTCCTTCACTTTCGTAGCTACGGCTAATCCCATTGTATATCTGGGTGCCACGCCAGTTTTTGTGGACAGCGAGCCGCAGACTTGGAATATGTGCCCAGTGCACTTGCGCGAAGCCATAGAAGACCGCCTGCGGCACGGCAAAAAGCCCAAAGCGCTGCTGCTGGTTCACTTATACGGCATGCCCGCCCAGCTGCGTGAGATAATAGCTATAGCCGACGAGTACAGCATTCCGGTGCTCGAAGATGCGGCTGAAGCCCTGGGCTCTTGCTACGACAAGCGGGCGCTGGGCACCTTCGGGTCAGTAGGTGTTTTCTCGTTTAACGGTAATAAGATTCTGACTACCAGCGGTGGCGGCGCCCTTATCACCAACAACGCCGAGCTAGCCCAACAAGCTCGTTTTTTGGCTACCCAGGCTAAAGACCCGGCCCCCCACTACCAGCACTCCGCCACGGGCTATAATTACCGCCTCAGCAATATCCTGGCGGGCATTGGGCGGGGTCAAATGGAATTGCTGGACGACCGCGTAAAAAAGCGTCGCGAAATTTACGCCTGGTACCAGCGCAACCTCGCCGACTTATCAGCCCTAGAATTTGCCCCCCAGGAGCCTGCTGGCAGCCGCTCCAACCGTTGGCTCACCACCATCCTCCTCGACCCTGCCCACACCAGCGTCACCCCTGAGCAGGTCCGCCTCCACCTCGAAACACGCAACATCGAAGCTCGCCCCCTCTGGAAGCCCCTGCACCTACAGCCCCTCTTCCAAAATGCCCCCCAGTACGGCGGCAGCGTCTGCGAGGATCTGTTTGAACGCGGCCTCTGCCTGCCCTCCGGCTCCGCTATGACGGATGAGGATTTGCGGCGCGTGGCCGGCGCTCTGCGTGAAGCAATTGGTAGTATCTAG
- a CDS encoding sugar transferase: MSHPPPTDWYQAWGKRLLDVVLAAPLLVATLPILLLAGGFLAVQNGGQFLFRQQRPGLHGGLFWLYKLQTMTSQRDAHGQLLPDAARLPRLGRWLRATSIDELPQLWNVLRGDLSLVGPRPLLPEYLPLYSPEQARRHSVRPGLTGWAQVNGRNAISWEQKFVYDVWYVERVSWRLDLLILARTMRRVLGAQGITTPGQATTEAFRGSPAPTIADNSPS; encoded by the coding sequence ATGTCTCACCCGCCGCCTACCGATTGGTACCAAGCCTGGGGCAAGCGCCTACTCGATGTGGTGCTGGCCGCGCCGCTGCTGGTGGCCACGCTGCCAATTCTGCTGCTGGCGGGGGGCTTTTTGGCGGTGCAGAACGGGGGGCAATTTCTGTTTCGGCAGCAGCGGCCCGGCCTTCATGGGGGGCTTTTTTGGCTGTATAAACTGCAAACCATGACCAGCCAGCGCGATGCTCATGGTCAGCTTTTGCCCGATGCGGCGCGATTGCCGCGCCTGGGTCGCTGGCTGCGCGCTACTTCCATCGATGAGCTACCACAACTCTGGAACGTGCTGCGCGGCGACCTTAGCCTAGTAGGCCCGCGGCCGTTGTTGCCAGAGTATCTGCCGCTGTATTCCCCCGAGCAGGCCCGCCGCCACAGCGTACGCCCCGGCCTGACGGGCTGGGCACAGGTAAATGGGCGCAACGCCATTAGCTGGGAGCAGAAATTCGTTTACGATGTCTGGTACGTTGAACGCGTATCTTGGCGCCTCGACCTGCTCATTTTAGCCCGCACCATGCGGCGGGTGCTTGGTGCTCAAGGCATTACTACCCCCGGCCAAGCCACCACCGAAGCCTTTCGCGGCTCCCCCGCCCCCACCATTGCCGACAACTCCCCCTCATGA